The following are from one region of the Candidatus Deferrimicrobium borealis genome:
- a CDS encoding ABC transporter permease, producing the protein MRRYLLGRLLRTIPVVFGVVTVVFLLIHLLPGDPVEIMLGESAVPAQKEELRRELRLDRPILSQYAAFLAGIPRGDLGVSFRSREPVLGEIARRVPATVLLAATSITVAIVVALPLGALAAMRRGKAADYLSGFAAMLSLSIPNFLLGPLLVLLFSVQLGLLPVSGYGAGRPLVLPAITLGTGMAALLTRMLRATLLEELRKEYVTAAVARGLPYRSAVARHALRNALVPVVTALGLSFGAVLAGSVITETIFSWPGIGRLLVQAIDARDYPLVQGCVLVIALSTVAVNLATDILCARLDPRIRYE; encoded by the coding sequence GTGAGGAGGTATCTCCTCGGCCGCCTCCTGCGCACCATCCCGGTGGTATTCGGGGTGGTGACCGTCGTCTTCCTGCTGATCCACCTTCTGCCCGGGGATCCCGTCGAGATCATGCTCGGGGAAAGCGCCGTCCCCGCGCAGAAGGAGGAACTTCGGCGGGAACTGCGCCTCGACCGGCCGATCCTTTCCCAGTACGCAGCGTTTCTCGCCGGGATCCCGCGGGGAGACCTCGGGGTGTCGTTCCGCAGCCGGGAGCCGGTCCTCGGCGAGATCGCCCGCCGGGTCCCCGCCACCGTCCTCCTCGCCGCGACGTCCATCACCGTGGCGATCGTCGTCGCCCTGCCGCTCGGGGCGCTGGCCGCGATGCGGCGCGGGAAGGCCGCGGACTACCTGTCGGGGTTCGCGGCGATGCTCTCCCTGTCCATCCCCAACTTTCTCCTCGGGCCGTTGCTCGTTCTCCTCTTCTCCGTGCAACTCGGGCTCCTCCCCGTCTCGGGGTACGGCGCGGGGCGTCCGCTGGTGCTGCCCGCGATCACGCTCGGGACGGGGATGGCCGCGCTGCTGACGCGGATGCTCCGGGCGACGCTGCTGGAGGAGCTCCGGAAGGAGTACGTGACGGCCGCGGTCGCGCGGGGCCTGCCGTACCGGTCCGCCGTCGCCCGCCACGCGCTGCGCAACGCCCTCGTCCCCGTCGTCACGGCGCTCGGGCTGTCGTTCGGCGCGGTGCTGGCGGGGAGCGTCATCACGGAGACGATCTTCTCCTGGCCCGGGATCGGCCGCCTCCTGGTCCAGGCGATCGACGCGCGCGACTACCCGCTGGTCCAGGGGTGCGTCCTCGTCATCGCCCTGTCCACCGTGGCGGTGAACCTCGCGACGGACATCCTGTGCGCCCGTCTCGACCCGAGGATCCGCTATGAATGA
- a CDS encoding ABC transporter permease codes for MNEESGFLALIRRTGRHRGAAVGMALLALFLLAAVFAPVLAPRDPLAQSLDEGLSGPSASHWLGQDKFGRDVLSRLIHGARLSLAVGLGTVGISLLIGLAAGSLAGFLGGVADRIFTGACDVLLAFPGILLAIGIAAVRGPSFGNVLFALSVLGWVGYARVIRAQVLTVKTREFVESARAVGSSPSRLLLRHILPNAISPILVEATFGVARAIVAEAGLSFLGLGVAPPAPSWGSMIGEGRHFLFIAPHLVTAPGAAILLTVMAFNFLGDGLRDALDVRAETG; via the coding sequence ATGAATGAGGAATCCGGGTTCCTCGCCCTGATCCGCCGGACGGGCCGGCACCGGGGCGCCGCGGTCGGGATGGCTCTCCTCGCCCTGTTCCTCCTCGCCGCCGTCTTCGCGCCGGTGCTCGCGCCGCGCGACCCGCTTGCCCAGTCGCTCGACGAGGGGCTGTCGGGGCCGTCCGCTTCCCACTGGCTCGGGCAGGACAAATTCGGGCGCGACGTCCTTTCCCGGCTGATCCACGGGGCACGCCTCTCCCTCGCCGTCGGGTTGGGAACGGTCGGCATCTCGCTCCTCATCGGCCTCGCCGCCGGTTCCCTCGCCGGCTTCCTCGGCGGCGTCGCCGACCGGATCTTCACCGGCGCCTGCGACGTCCTGCTGGCGTTCCCGGGGATCCTGCTCGCCATCGGGATCGCCGCCGTGCGCGGTCCATCGTTCGGGAACGTCCTGTTCGCCCTTTCGGTCCTCGGGTGGGTGGGGTACGCCCGGGTGATCCGCGCGCAGGTGCTCACCGTGAAAACGAGGGAGTTCGTCGAATCGGCCCGCGCCGTGGGCAGCTCCCCGTCGCGCCTGCTCCTTCGCCACATCCTCCCCAACGCGATCTCGCCGATCCTCGTGGAGGCGACCTTCGGGGTCGCCCGCGCCATCGTCGCGGAGGCGGGACTCTCTTTCCTCGGGCTGGGCGTCGCGCCGCCCGCGCCGTCGTGGGGGTCGATGATCGGCGAGGGGCGGCACTTCCTGTTCATCGCGCCGCACCTCGTGACCGCCCCCGGGGCGGCGATCCTTCTCACGGTGATGGCGTTCAACTTCCTGGGGGACGGGCTGCGCGATGCCCTCGACGTGCGGGCGGAAACGGGGTAG